A single region of the Arthrobacter sp. zg-Y820 genome encodes:
- a CDS encoding PLDc N-terminal domain-containing protein, translating into MPRLVLFGVIIVAAVIIYAIIDCVMSRAQEVRSISKVAWLFTIVLLPVLGALLWFLLGRPRSGPAPKNRAPRHPTAPDDDPDFLRNLEIRRRQQAKEAELKRREAELRAREKQSGHKKNDDEKPSA; encoded by the coding sequence ATGCCTCGCCTCGTGCTTTTCGGTGTCATCATCGTCGCCGCCGTAATCATCTACGCCATCATCGACTGTGTCATGTCCCGGGCCCAGGAGGTGCGCAGCATCTCCAAGGTCGCCTGGCTCTTCACTATCGTGCTGCTGCCGGTGCTCGGCGCCCTCCTGTGGTTCCTCTTGGGCCGCCCGAGAAGCGGTCCGGCGCCCAAGAACCGGGCACCCCGCCATCCCACCGCCCCGGACGACGACCCCGATTTCCTGCGCAACCTCGAGATCCGGCGCCGCCAGCAGGCGAAGGAAGCAGAGCTGAAGCGACGTGAAGCCGAGCTGCGGGCGCGCGAGAAGCAGTCCGGGCACAAGAAGAACGACGACGAAAAGCCCAGCGCCTAG
- the ccsB gene encoding c-type cytochrome biogenesis protein CcsB produces MPSIDYTLAEYSELFMLLAAFAYTVAFLAFTWDLAQSSKAIKAVESKLTQQSSAAVPAGAVSGSRSTGSGRSGTSGDDSYLADGNVRGWDADGSPVAQTADASMGYVGARRNSARVAVALTVLGAVIHTAAVVARGLAAHRVPWGNMYEFCTTGALVVAVVFLLVLLRRDLRFLGTLVLALVLIMMMVATIGFPTPVAHLIPALQSYWLVIHVSVAVIASALFTLTFAMSVLQLLQADRESKIRAGGASKLAFLRIVPSAQSLENFAYRINAVAFVLWTFTVMAGSIWAEQAWGRYWGWDTKEVWSFVIWVVYAGYLHARATRGWTGTRAAWLSIVGYLCIIFNFTIVNVYFAGLHSYSGV; encoded by the coding sequence ATGCCCTCCATTGACTACACCCTCGCTGAGTACAGCGAGCTGTTCATGCTGTTGGCGGCGTTCGCCTATACGGTGGCGTTCCTGGCCTTCACCTGGGACCTCGCGCAGAGCAGCAAGGCCATCAAGGCAGTGGAGTCCAAGCTGACGCAGCAGAGCTCCGCAGCGGTTCCGGCCGGGGCGGTGTCCGGTTCGCGCTCCACGGGTTCCGGCCGCTCCGGAACCTCCGGCGACGACAGCTATCTGGCTGACGGCAACGTCCGCGGCTGGGACGCCGACGGCTCACCGGTGGCACAGACCGCCGACGCCTCCATGGGCTACGTCGGGGCCCGCCGCAACAGCGCTCGCGTCGCCGTCGCCCTCACGGTCCTGGGCGCAGTGATCCACACTGCCGCCGTCGTCGCCCGCGGCCTCGCGGCTCACCGCGTGCCCTGGGGCAACATGTACGAGTTCTGCACCACCGGCGCCCTGGTGGTGGCCGTGGTGTTCCTCCTGGTCCTGCTCCGGCGCGACCTGCGCTTCCTGGGAACCCTGGTGCTGGCCCTGGTCCTGATCATGATGATGGTGGCCACGATTGGCTTCCCGACGCCGGTGGCCCACCTGATTCCGGCGCTGCAGAGCTACTGGCTCGTCATCCACGTTTCGGTGGCCGTCATTGCGTCGGCGCTGTTCACGCTGACCTTCGCCATGTCCGTGCTGCAGCTGCTGCAGGCCGACCGCGAGTCCAAGATCCGCGCCGGCGGAGCGTCCAAGCTGGCGTTCCTGCGGATCGTGCCCTCCGCGCAGAGCCTTGAGAACTTCGCCTACCGGATCAACGCCGTCGCCTTCGTGCTGTGGACCTTCACCGTGATGGCCGGTTCGATCTGGGCCGAGCAGGCTTGGGGCCGGTACTGGGGCTGGGACACCAAGGAAGTCTGGAGCTTCGTGATCTGGGTCGTGTATGCCGGTTACCTGCACGCCCGTGCCACGCGCGGCTGGACCGGCACCCGTGCCGCCTGGCTGTCGATCGTCGGCTACCTGTGCATCATCTTCAACTTCACGATCGTGAACGTGTACTTCGCCGGTCTGCACAGCTACTCCGGCGTCTGA
- a CDS encoding cytochrome c biogenesis protein ResB, with translation MNPSKNYENQLNREPDVLTEAEKNGGSAAGASGKGGKGGKGGKGGRKGGAGDVQLPSLGPLGLLRWAWTQLTSMRTALFLLLLLAVAAVPGSLFPQRPANPAVVTQYLKDNPDTGPWLDRFQLFDVYSSVWFSAIYLLLFVSLIGCVIPRAKAHYRAMRSKPPRTPQRLSRLPEYGTLVIPASSGLTAGSAVEQAAQLLRKRGYRVDVRDLDGARPSVGAERGFAKEVGNLVFHTALIGVLVSIAVGGLFGYNGQKIVVEGESFVNTLVGYDSFTPGTSFTEEQLEPYSLKLDEFNVQFDRESQTHYGQPLDFEAKMTVKESPDAAEHAETLKVNAPLTVGGSRVYLVGNGYAPVVTVRDGEGNVALQGPVVTVPSDGMYTSLMVIKAPDAKPDQLGFVGFFLPTAMLDEQGVSYSGDPDPFNPQLNLNAYYGDLGLDEGVPSNVYVLDTENLTELNSRTLDAGGIVLGANQTYDLPEGKGSITFEGIKRYAALDIHYDPAKMWVLGFATLSLAGLAASLFLARRRVWIRTGTHEDGRIMVEYGLLARGEDQRLTSEAAAVRTLLEKQWLAGSGAVEDNGAGDTSAPDTGAHSTGRDSAPGASAADSKAAQEKETGKDS, from the coding sequence ATGAACCCTTCAAAGAACTATGAGAACCAGTTGAACCGTGAACCGGATGTTTTGACCGAAGCCGAGAAAAACGGCGGCAGTGCTGCCGGCGCGTCCGGAAAGGGCGGCAAAGGCGGCAAGGGCGGCAAAGGCGGCCGCAAGGGCGGCGCCGGCGATGTCCAGCTGCCCTCCCTCGGACCGCTGGGCCTGCTGCGCTGGGCCTGGACCCAGCTGACCAGCATGCGCACGGCGCTGTTCCTGCTCCTGCTGCTGGCAGTGGCGGCGGTGCCGGGATCGCTGTTTCCGCAGCGGCCGGCCAACCCCGCCGTCGTCACCCAGTACCTGAAGGACAACCCGGACACCGGCCCGTGGCTGGACCGGTTCCAGCTCTTTGACGTCTACTCCTCCGTCTGGTTCTCCGCGATCTACCTGCTGCTGTTCGTTTCGCTGATCGGCTGCGTCATTCCGCGGGCGAAAGCCCATTACCGGGCCATGCGGTCCAAGCCTCCCCGCACGCCCCAGCGCCTGTCCCGGCTGCCGGAATACGGCACGCTGGTGATCCCGGCGTCGTCGGGCCTGACCGCCGGCTCCGCCGTCGAACAGGCGGCCCAGCTGCTGCGCAAGCGCGGCTACCGGGTGGACGTCCGCGACCTCGACGGCGCCCGGCCGTCCGTGGGCGCGGAACGCGGCTTCGCCAAGGAGGTGGGGAACCTGGTGTTCCACACCGCCCTGATCGGCGTGCTGGTGTCAATCGCCGTCGGCGGGCTGTTCGGCTACAACGGCCAGAAGATCGTGGTGGAGGGGGAGTCGTTCGTCAACACCCTGGTCGGCTACGACTCGTTCACTCCCGGCACCAGTTTCACCGAGGAGCAGCTGGAGCCCTACTCGCTGAAGCTCGACGAGTTCAACGTCCAGTTCGACCGGGAATCCCAGACCCACTACGGCCAGCCCCTCGACTTTGAGGCCAAGATGACCGTGAAGGAGAGCCCGGACGCCGCCGAGCACGCTGAAACGCTGAAGGTCAACGCGCCGCTGACCGTGGGCGGCAGCCGCGTCTACCTGGTGGGCAACGGGTACGCGCCCGTCGTCACGGTGCGCGACGGCGAAGGCAACGTTGCGCTGCAGGGTCCGGTTGTCACGGTCCCCAGCGACGGAATGTACACCTCCCTGATGGTGATCAAGGCTCCGGACGCCAAGCCGGACCAGCTGGGCTTTGTGGGCTTCTTCCTGCCCACGGCCATGCTGGATGAGCAGGGCGTCTCCTATTCCGGCGATCCGGATCCGTTCAACCCCCAGCTGAACCTGAACGCCTACTACGGTGACCTCGGCCTGGACGAAGGAGTGCCGAGCAACGTCTACGTGCTCGACACCGAGAACCTGACCGAGCTCAACAGTCGCACCCTGGACGCCGGCGGCATCGTCCTCGGCGCCAACCAGACGTACGACCTGCCCGAGGGCAAGGGATCCATCACGTTCGAGGGCATCAAGCGCTACGCCGCCCTGGACATCCACTATGACCCGGCCAAGATGTGGGTCCTCGGTTTTGCCACGCTCTCGCTCGCCGGCCTGGCCGCTTCCCTGTTCCTGGCGCGGCGCCGGGTCTGGATCCGCACCGGCACCCATGAAGACGGGCGCATCATGGTCGAATACGGCCTGCTGGCACGCGGCGAAGACCAGCGCCTCACCAGCGAGGCAGCCGCCGTCCGGACCCTGCTGGAGAAGCAGTGGTTGGCGGGCAGCGGAGCGGTGGAGGACAATGGCGCGGGGGATACATCCGCTCCGGATACCGGAGCACACAGCACAGGCCGGGACTCAGCGCCCGGAGCATCAGCGGCGGACAGCAAAGCCGCTCAGGAGAAGGAAACAGGTAAGGACTCGTAA
- a CDS encoding cytochrome c biogenesis CcdA family protein, which yields MVPSAVTAAVPAAALPAANVFAETILNGSMLLAIPVAALAGLVSFLSPCVLPLVPGYLGYVTGLTGVDLQKQRRGRMLAGIGLFVLGFSAVFVIIGAGVGQLGGWLRGSDQAWIPQVLGAAIILLGIVFMGGLSWFQRDRKIAARPPAGLWGAPLLGITFGLGWAPCLGPTLSAVQLLSFSGDDATAAKGAFLTFIYCLGLGLPFLLIALGFRRGMGALGVFRRHRLALQRFGGGMLIVLGVLMLTGVWNIWINNLQGWLDSVTLPI from the coding sequence ATGGTGCCCTCCGCCGTAACCGCCGCCGTTCCCGCGGCAGCCCTGCCCGCAGCCAATGTCTTCGCCGAGACCATCCTCAACGGGTCCATGCTGCTGGCCATTCCCGTTGCCGCCCTGGCCGGGCTGGTGTCGTTCCTGTCACCGTGCGTGCTGCCGCTGGTCCCGGGCTACCTGGGCTACGTCACCGGGCTGACCGGCGTCGATCTGCAGAAGCAGCGCCGCGGGCGGATGCTGGCCGGGATCGGTCTGTTCGTGCTGGGATTCTCCGCCGTCTTCGTCATCATCGGTGCCGGCGTCGGGCAGCTCGGCGGCTGGCTGCGCGGTTCCGACCAGGCCTGGATTCCGCAGGTCCTGGGAGCGGCCATCATCCTGCTCGGCATTGTCTTCATGGGCGGACTGAGCTGGTTCCAGCGGGACCGCAAAATCGCCGCCCGCCCGCCGGCGGGGCTCTGGGGCGCGCCGCTGCTGGGCATCACCTTCGGGCTGGGCTGGGCGCCGTGCCTGGGCCCGACCCTGTCCGCCGTCCAGCTGCTCTCCTTCTCCGGTGATGACGCCACGGCCGCCAAGGGCGCCTTCCTGACCTTCATCTACTGCCTCGGCCTGGGGCTTCCCTTCCTGCTCATCGCGCTGGGATTCCGGCGGGGGATGGGTGCGCTCGGCGTCTTCCGCCGGCACCGGCTCGCCCTCCAGCGGTTCGGCGGCGGCATGCTCATTGTCCTGGGCGTCCTGATGCTCACAGGTGTCTGGAACATCTGGATCAACAATCTCCAAGGTTGGTTGGATAGTGTGACCCTGCCGATTTGA
- a CDS encoding TlpA disulfide reductase family protein gives MRRRSFLKLGAGLALGVPLVTAAAGCAVEDPLAAQAKAGDNKNYIAGDGSVTEYAADQRGEAVRLEGTLFDGTAVSSAEFAGDVVVLNFWYAACAPCRKEAPDLVELHGMFEPEGARFYGVNIRDERSTAEAFERSFGIPYPSFQDKDGGILLAMTQFVPPSAVPTTLVLDREGRVAARILGLADKSTLKALISDALAA, from the coding sequence ATGCGCCGCCGCTCCTTCCTGAAGCTCGGCGCCGGCCTGGCTCTTGGCGTGCCCTTGGTGACAGCAGCAGCGGGCTGCGCCGTCGAGGATCCGCTGGCTGCCCAGGCCAAGGCCGGCGACAACAAGAACTACATCGCCGGGGACGGATCGGTCACCGAGTATGCCGCAGACCAGCGCGGTGAAGCGGTGCGGCTTGAGGGCACCCTCTTTGACGGCACCGCCGTCTCATCCGCCGAATTCGCCGGCGACGTGGTGGTTCTGAACTTCTGGTATGCGGCCTGCGCCCCGTGCCGGAAGGAAGCTCCGGACCTGGTGGAACTGCACGGAATGTTCGAGCCCGAGGGGGCACGCTTCTACGGCGTGAACATCCGCGACGAGCGCAGCACGGCTGAAGCCTTTGAACGCTCCTTCGGCATTCCCTATCCCAGCTTCCAGGACAAGGACGGCGGAATCCTGCTGGCCATGACGCAGTTCGTGCCGCCGTCGGCCGTTCCCACCACCCTGGTGCTGGACCGCGAAGGCCGCGTTGCCGCCCGCATCCTCGGGCTGGCGGACAAGAGCACCCTGAAGGCCCTGATCTCCGACGCGCTGGCAGCCTAG
- a CDS encoding histidine phosphatase family protein, with the protein MSRASIHLVRHGEVFNPDGVLYGRLPEFHLSDLGEQMARRVAGHFESRKNDGAKLVHLVASPLTRAQETAAPIAAALGLEITTDERILEATNRFEGLSGVTSRLRNPRYWPLMYNPFKPSWGEPYAVQVERVMTAVNDARMQAAVLGGDGAEAVLVSHQLPIWVTRLAAEGRKLWHDPRQRQCTLTSVTTLEFDGDKLIGVRYAEPSADLLPGAANIPGA; encoded by the coding sequence ATGTCCCGAGCCTCGATCCACCTTGTCCGCCATGGAGAAGTTTTCAATCCGGACGGAGTCCTCTACGGGCGCCTGCCCGAGTTCCACCTGTCCGACCTGGGGGAGCAGATGGCCCGCCGGGTGGCCGGCCACTTTGAAAGCCGGAAGAACGACGGCGCGAAGCTGGTGCATCTGGTCGCGTCACCGCTGACCCGGGCCCAGGAGACGGCGGCGCCGATCGCGGCCGCCCTCGGGCTGGAAATCACCACCGACGAGCGCATCTTGGAAGCGACCAACCGCTTCGAAGGCCTTTCCGGCGTCACCAGCCGGCTGCGGAACCCGCGGTACTGGCCTCTGATGTACAACCCCTTCAAGCCGTCCTGGGGTGAACCGTACGCAGTCCAGGTGGAACGCGTGATGACCGCCGTCAATGATGCCCGGATGCAGGCCGCTGTACTGGGCGGGGACGGAGCCGAGGCCGTGCTGGTCAGCCACCAGCTGCCCATCTGGGTCACGCGGCTTGCCGCCGAGGGTCGCAAGCTCTGGCACGATCCCCGCCAGCGCCAGTGCACGCTGACCTCGGTCACTACGCTGGAGTTCGACGGCGACAAGCTGATCGGGGTCCGGTATGCGGAGCCCTCCGCCGACCTTCTGCCCGGTGCTGCGAATATTCCGGGCGCATAA
- a CDS encoding YceI family protein → MTPNGLTTGTWNLDASHSEIGFTVRHAGISKVRGSFDKVTAVMEIGSSIEESTINAVIDAASFNSNDANRDAHVKGADFFDVEQFPELTFAVTGVEGSGETYKVAGDLTIKGTTLPVILDTEFNGVAVDPFGATRAGFSGTTVISRKDFGLTWNAALETGGVLVGDKVTISVDAAFVAAA, encoded by the coding sequence ATGACCCCCAACGGGCTCACCACCGGTACGTGGAACCTCGATGCCTCGCACAGCGAGATCGGTTTCACCGTCCGTCACGCCGGCATCAGCAAGGTGCGCGGAAGCTTTGACAAGGTCACGGCCGTGATGGAAATCGGTTCCTCCATCGAAGAGTCGACCATCAACGCCGTCATCGACGCCGCGTCGTTCAACTCGAATGACGCCAACCGCGATGCCCACGTCAAGGGCGCCGACTTCTTCGACGTCGAGCAGTTCCCCGAACTGACGTTCGCCGTCACCGGCGTCGAAGGCTCCGGTGAAACCTACAAGGTTGCCGGGGACCTGACGATCAAGGGCACCACCCTTCCGGTCATCCTGGACACGGAGTTCAACGGCGTGGCTGTGGACCCCTTCGGCGCCACCCGCGCCGGATTCTCCGGCACCACCGTCATCAGCCGCAAGGACTTTGGCCTGACCTGGAATGCCGCACTGGAAACCGGCGGCGTCCTGGTCGGCGACAAGGTGACCATCAGCGTCGACGCGGCGTTTGTGGCGGCAGCCTGA
- a CDS encoding redox-sensing transcriptional repressor Rex, producing the protein MSISEEPGRPAGAVTARHIPPASLARLTIYLRALSSMLGEGIERVSSDELAEAAGVNSPKLRKDLSYLGSYGTRGVGYDVSYLSEQIAAALGLTRNWRVAIVGAGNLGRALAGYPGFGSRGFEVVALFDADQLVIGQEVGWLRVSSVDVMESVLDRAKANMAVLSVPADVAQNLCDRLVACGITSILSFAPVVLQVPDHVQVRKVDMATELQILAYHAQRAQVSDIASEARSRLAT; encoded by the coding sequence GTGAGCATCTCCGAGGAACCAGGCCGACCGGCCGGTGCAGTTACCGCCCGGCATATTCCGCCTGCGTCGCTGGCCCGCCTGACGATCTACCTGCGGGCGCTGAGCAGCATGCTGGGCGAGGGCATTGAGCGGGTCTCATCGGATGAGCTGGCGGAAGCGGCGGGGGTTAATTCCCCCAAGCTCCGCAAGGACCTTTCCTATCTGGGTTCCTACGGCACCCGCGGCGTGGGCTATGACGTGTCCTACCTCAGCGAGCAGATTGCGGCCGCCCTGGGCCTGACCCGGAACTGGCGGGTGGCGATCGTCGGTGCCGGAAACCTGGGCAGGGCCCTTGCCGGGTATCCGGGATTCGGGTCGCGCGGATTTGAGGTGGTTGCCCTGTTCGACGCCGACCAGCTGGTGATCGGACAGGAAGTCGGCTGGCTGCGCGTCAGTTCCGTCGACGTCATGGAAAGCGTCCTGGACCGTGCCAAGGCCAACATGGCCGTCCTGTCCGTCCCCGCCGACGTGGCCCAGAACCTCTGCGACCGGCTGGTCGCGTGCGGCATCACCAGTATTCTGAGCTTCGCGCCAGTGGTGCTGCAGGTTCCGGACCACGTTCAGGTGCGCAAGGTGGACATGGCCACCGAATTGCAGATTTTGGCCTATCACGCACAGCGGGCCCAAGTCTCGGACATCGCCTCCGAAGCCCGGTCCCGGCTGGCCACCTAG
- a CDS encoding glutaredoxin family protein: MTSSDTSPDLLLLTRPGCHLCEAARAVLERIRADLAISWREQSIEGDAELTSRFGEEIPVLLIDGVQRDFWQLDEARIRRLLGA, from the coding sequence ATGACCTCCTCGGACACGTCCCCAGATCTCCTCCTGCTCACCCGGCCGGGCTGCCACCTGTGCGAAGCGGCCCGTGCGGTTCTGGAACGGATTCGTGCTGACCTCGCCATCAGCTGGCGCGAACAGTCCATTGAAGGCGATGCGGAACTGACGTCCCGGTTTGGGGAGGAGATACCGGTGCTCCTGATCGACGGGGTCCAGCGTGATTTCTGGCAGCTTGATGAGGCTCGGATCCGCCGGCTCCTGGGAGCCTAG
- a CDS encoding HAD-IB family hydrolase: MPRTTAVRAAEPPAAAVKPGEAAFFDVDNTLMRGASLFHVGRKMYQRKVFTLREAFGFARKQARFMLQGENLKDVHSVRDAALTLATGLAAADIRVLGEEVYDEMIESKIWPGTRALTEQHMKSGRPVWLVTGTPVEVASVIADRLHLTGALGTVSEIDDGLYTGRLVGEFLHGPAKAEGVKVLAEKEGLDLGRCWAYSDSYNDVPLLSIVGHPVAINPDSRLRRHARDRNWPIYDFRSGRRAATLGLKSATVAGGAYGLWRGFSWVRSR, encoded by the coding sequence ATGCCCCGAACCACCGCAGTACGAGCCGCCGAGCCTCCAGCAGCGGCGGTCAAACCTGGCGAGGCTGCGTTCTTTGATGTGGACAACACCCTGATGCGGGGAGCCAGCCTGTTCCATGTGGGCCGCAAGATGTACCAGCGCAAGGTTTTCACGCTTCGGGAGGCGTTTGGCTTCGCCCGCAAGCAGGCACGGTTCATGCTGCAGGGCGAGAACCTCAAGGACGTGCACTCGGTGCGCGACGCCGCCCTGACTTTGGCCACGGGCCTCGCCGCGGCAGATATCAGGGTCCTCGGCGAAGAAGTCTACGACGAGATGATCGAATCCAAGATCTGGCCGGGAACCCGGGCGCTGACCGAGCAGCACATGAAATCCGGCCGTCCCGTCTGGCTGGTCACCGGCACGCCCGTTGAGGTGGCTTCAGTGATCGCGGACCGGCTGCACCTGACGGGCGCCCTGGGAACTGTGAGCGAAATCGACGACGGGCTTTACACGGGCCGTTTGGTGGGCGAATTCCTGCACGGCCCGGCCAAGGCCGAAGGCGTCAAGGTCCTGGCGGAAAAAGAAGGCCTCGACCTGGGCCGCTGCTGGGCCTACAGCGATTCCTACAACGACGTGCCCCTGCTCAGCATTGTCGGGCACCCGGTGGCCATCAACCCGGACTCCCGGCTGCGCCGGCATGCGCGGGACCGCAATTGGCCCATCTATGACTTCCGCTCGGGACGCCGGGCCGCCACCCTGGGCTTGAAGAGCGCCACCGTGGCCGGGGGCGCCTACGGGCTGTGGCGGGGCTTCTCCTGGGTCAGGTCCCGCTAG
- a CDS encoding AURKAIP1/COX24 domain-containing protein — MGSVIKKRRKRMAKKKHRKLLRKTRHQRRNKK; from the coding sequence GTGGGTTCAGTAATCAAGAAGCGCCGCAAGCGTATGGCCAAGAAGAAGCATCGTAAGCTGCTTCGCAAGACCCGCCACCAGCGTCGCAACAAGAAGTAA
- a CDS encoding helix-turn-helix domain-containing protein gives MADEGNFSDVRFLTVSEVADVMRVSKMTVYRLVHSGELPAVRFGRSYRVPESAVQQVLKNAVIDRRSDTA, from the coding sequence ATGGCAGACGAGGGCAATTTCTCGGACGTACGGTTTCTGACCGTGTCAGAGGTCGCGGATGTCATGCGTGTGTCCAAGATGACCGTGTACCGGCTGGTGCATTCGGGCGAGCTGCCCGCTGTCCGTTTCGGGCGCTCCTACCGCGTGCCCGAATCAGCGGTCCAGCAGGTGCTGAAAAACGCCGTGATTGACCGTCGCTCGGACACTGCGTAG
- the gdhA gene encoding NADP-specific glutamate dehydrogenase, with amino-acid sequence MDSTLISVRDDVFRRNPGETEFHQAVVEVFDTLEPVLRKHPEFGEAAILQRICEPERQIIFRVPWVDDHGQVQINRGFRVEFNSALGPYKGGLRFHPSVYLGIVKFLGFEQIFKNALTGMPIGGGKGGSDFDPRGKSDAEVMRFCQSFMTELYRHIGEYTDVPAGDIGVGGREIGYLFGQYKRITNRYESGVLTGKGVSWGGSLVRPEATGYGVVLFVEEMLKTRNLSLEGQRVIVSGSGNVAINAIAKAQSLGANVVACSDSQGYVVDETGIDVALLREVKEVERGRMTDYAKRRGSSATYVPGGSIWDAGAAVALPCATQNELDDGDARSLIKSGVVAVAEGANMPCTPKAIEAFQEANVLFGPGKAANAGGVATSALEMQQNASRDSWSFEHTERRLTEIMVNIHDNCARTAEEYGSPGNYVVGANINGFVRVADAMLAQGVI; translated from the coding sequence ATGGACTCAACACTCATCAGCGTGCGCGACGACGTTTTCCGGCGCAATCCCGGTGAAACCGAATTCCATCAGGCAGTCGTCGAAGTTTTCGACACTCTGGAACCGGTGCTCCGCAAGCATCCTGAGTTCGGGGAAGCCGCCATTCTGCAGCGCATCTGCGAACCGGAGCGCCAGATCATCTTCCGGGTGCCCTGGGTGGATGACCACGGCCAGGTGCAGATTAACCGCGGCTTCCGCGTCGAGTTCAACTCGGCCCTCGGCCCCTACAAGGGCGGCCTGCGGTTCCATCCCTCCGTGTACCTGGGGATCGTCAAGTTCCTCGGCTTTGAGCAGATCTTCAAGAACGCGCTGACCGGCATGCCGATCGGCGGCGGCAAGGGCGGATCCGACTTCGACCCGCGCGGCAAGTCCGACGCCGAAGTGATGCGTTTCTGCCAGTCCTTCATGACCGAGCTCTACCGCCACATCGGTGAATACACCGACGTCCCGGCCGGCGACATCGGCGTGGGCGGCCGCGAGATCGGCTATCTGTTCGGCCAGTACAAGCGGATCACCAACCGCTACGAATCCGGCGTGCTGACCGGCAAGGGCGTCAGCTGGGGCGGTTCCCTCGTTCGTCCCGAGGCCACCGGTTACGGCGTTGTGCTCTTTGTGGAGGAAATGCTCAAGACCCGGAACCTGAGCCTGGAGGGGCAGCGGGTCATCGTCTCCGGCTCGGGCAACGTGGCGATCAATGCGATCGCCAAGGCCCAGTCGCTCGGCGCCAATGTGGTGGCCTGCTCGGACTCGCAGGGCTACGTGGTGGACGAGACGGGCATCGATGTTGCGCTGCTGCGGGAGGTCAAGGAGGTCGAGCGCGGACGCATGACCGACTACGCCAAGCGCCGCGGCAGCTCAGCGACCTACGTGCCCGGCGGCTCCATCTGGGACGCCGGCGCGGCGGTGGCGCTTCCGTGCGCCACCCAGAACGAGCTCGACGACGGCGACGCCCGCTCCCTGATCAAGTCCGGGGTTGTCGCGGTTGCCGAAGGGGCCAACATGCCCTGCACGCCGAAGGCCATTGAAGCCTTCCAGGAAGCCAATGTGCTCTTCGGGCCCGGGAAGGCTGCGAACGCGGGCGGAGTGGCTACTTCGGCGCTGGAAATGCAGCAGAATGCCAGCCGCGATTCGTGGAGCTTTGAACACACCGAGCGCCGGCTGACGGAAATCATGGTCAACATCCATGACAACTGCGCCCGAACGGCCGAGGAATACGGTTCTCCCGGCAACTACGTGGTGGGGGCGAACATCAACGGCTTCGTGCGGGTGGCCGACGCCATGCTCGCCCAAGGCGTAATCTAA
- a CDS encoding metalloregulator ArsR/SmtB family transcription factor codes for MVIDDVFAVIAEGTRRELLGALRSGDKSVGALVEELEVSQPTVSKHLKVLREAGLVSMRAEGQKRYYSLQTAPLDEIVLWLRAFDLPSLQAAKTPDTRLASVAAVATATGISPAGNNSGTARTGRQLFAGRPSSADSRMAESRTADPRTAAAAAAAALESGSAEAQPVGGDPVAAQHLGRTVGRAAERAADLLGQFPKFRRRRS; via the coding sequence ATGGTCATCGATGATGTTTTTGCCGTCATTGCGGAAGGCACCCGCCGTGAGCTGCTGGGGGCGCTGCGCAGCGGAGATAAATCCGTGGGCGCCCTCGTGGAAGAGCTGGAAGTCAGCCAGCCCACCGTCTCGAAGCACCTGAAGGTCCTCCGGGAGGCCGGCCTGGTCAGCATGCGGGCCGAAGGACAGAAACGCTACTACTCGCTGCAGACCGCTCCGCTAGATGAGATCGTGCTGTGGCTCCGGGCCTTCGACCTTCCGTCGCTCCAAGCGGCAAAGACTCCCGACACACGGCTCGCTTCAGTGGCCGCAGTGGCCACCGCGACGGGGATCAGTCCCGCCGGGAACAACTCGGGGACGGCCCGCACCGGACGGCAGCTGTTTGCCGGCCGGCCGTCGTCGGCTGACTCCCGCATGGCCGAGTCCCGCACAGCTGATCCCCGCACGGCAGCGGCGGCCGCGGCAGCCGCACTGGAATCCGGAAGCGCCGAAGCGCAGCCGGTCGGCGGGGATCCGGTCGCCGCGCAGCATCTGGGACGCACCGTGGGCAGGGCGGCCGAACGCGCCGCCGATCTGCTGGGGCAGTTCCCGAAGTTCCGACGTCGTCGCTCCTAG